In one window of Helianthus annuus cultivar XRQ/B chromosome 17, HanXRQr2.0-SUNRISE, whole genome shotgun sequence DNA:
- the LOC110922357 gene encoding auxin-induced protein 15A — translation MSVYIHLFSQSLKHMGLTWLSSSISIVKGFSRLSSHHSRNHHWDVPKGHLAVYVGEEQKRRFVVPISYLEQPLFQKLLRQSEEEFGFDHPMGGLTFSCQEDVFNQLTAILHTF, via the coding sequence ATGAGCGTATACATACATCTTTTTTCTCAGTCGCTAAAACATATGGGTCTCACGTGGTTATCTTCGTCGATTTCTATTGTTAAAGGTTTCAGCAGATTGAGCTCCCATCACAGCAGAAATCATCACTGGGATGTGCCAAAAGGTCATCTAGCAGTGTATGTTGGTGAAGAGCAAAAGAGGCGGTTTGTTGTCCCGATATCATACTTGGAACAACCATTATTCCAAAAATTGTTACGCCAATCCGAGGAAGAATTTGGGTTTGATCATCCAATGGGAGGTCTAACTTTTTCATGCCAAGAGGATGTGTTTAACCAGCTCACAGCCATATTACatacattttga